CCGGGATGCCCAGTTCCTTCAGGGCGGCGACCTTGGCGCTCTCCTGGGACTGGCTGAACTCCTCGGCGTTCTGCTGCGTGGACTGCTCCTCGGTCGTCCCCTTCGGGTAGAGCGTGTCGTGCGGGACGACCTTGGTGTCGTGGTCCAGCCAGCCGTAGACGGCCTCCACCAGGTTCATCCGGAAGTCGGCGCTGGTCACCCGGACGGTTGTCATGTTCAGGTTGCCGTCGGCCTGGTACGTCTTGCGCCCGGTGATCTGCAGCACCGGCTCGCCGTCGTGGGTCCCCAGTGTGTTCACGGTCGGGCCGGGAGACATCTCCGCGTACGGCACGGGGATGAGCACTCCCGCGCACAGGAGCGCGATCAGCATCAAGGTGGAGGCGAGCATCGTCGCGGTGCGGCGTGGCATGGAACGACAGTACGGGACGCCACTGTCAGCACACCGTCAGGGCACCCCCGTCACGCGCCGCCGGCACCCGTGTGGGACTTCTCCATCGCCTCGCGGAACCGGGCGTAGCCGTCCAGTTCGGGGCCGTCACCGCGCGCCCTACGGGTCCGATTGGCCCAACTGCCCCACAGCCCGCCGCCGATCGCGGCCACAAGCGGAATCAGCAGCCAGACAAGCGCCCCCATGCCGACCTCCCAACGCCCTGCGCGTCCGCACTGACTGATCAGCAGATTAACCATCCGCACTGACAACGCTCACGCGAGGGGGCGGTTACGCAACCCGAGTGTCCGGTGTGCTCCGGGTGACGTACGTCAGCAGGCCCCGACCCGCCCTCCCGTCACCCGACCACCACCCCTCGACGACGGCGCTACGCGCCGACCCATTCATCGGTGCCGTCGGAGAACCTCTGGTGCTTCCATATGGGCACGTCGTGCTTGAGGTCGTCGATCAGCTTCCGGCAGGCGTCGAAGGCCTCGGCCCGGTGCGGGCAGGCCACAGCGACGACCACGGCGAGATCCCCCACCCGCAGGTCCCCCACCCGGTGCACGGCGGCCAGCGCCCGCACCGGATACTCGGCCACGACCTTCTCGGCGATCCGCCGCATCTCGGCCTCGGCACTCGGGTGGCAGGAGTAGCCCAGCGCGTCCACGTCGGCGCCCGAGTCGTGATTGCGGACGGTCCCCACGAACAGGGCGACGCCCCCGGCCGCGTCGTCCCCGACCGCCTGGAACACCTCGTCCAAGGAGAGCGCGGTCTCCCGGACGGCGATCAGCTTGATGGGATCTCGCGCCGCCTGCTCACCGGGGTGCTCGTTCGCGTGTGCCATGCCCCCATCGTGCCGCACGCCTGTGACAGCGGGGAATACGAGATTCACCAGGCACGCGCGTGGGGCGCTTTGGATGCTCGTACGACGCGGCCGTGCCCGCCCGCCCGGCTCACGCCCGGCGCCGGGCCTTCCGGGCCCGCCGTACGACGGCCGCCGCGCCCAGCAGGGCCACCGTGGCCCCGGCGGCGCCCGCGGCGGTGGCGTCCTTGCGTCCCAACCGCCGCCCGGCCACCGTGTGCCGCCCGGAGACCTCCTCCAGCAGCTCCGCGAGCACCTCCTCGTTGGTCCACCGCGGCCGCCACCCGGCGTCGTGCAACCGGCTCCCGCTGACCACCCAGGGGTACATCGTGTACGCCAGGTCCCCCGCCGGAGACGGTGTGAGCCCGATCCGGTGCAGCCGGGCCGCGGCGCCGAGCGCGACCGCCGACGGCAGCTCCATTCGCCGGATCCCGCTCAGCTCCTCGACCTCCTCCTGCTCCAGCCACCCGTCGCAGCCGACGGCCAGTTCCCCGTCGACCTTCTCCAGGACGGCGTACTCCAGAGCGCTGCACAGGTCCTCGACGTGGCAGAACTGCCAGGCGGGCCGCGACCCGGCGACGACGAGCAGCCGCGGCGACTCGAAGTACCGGGTCAGCGCGGTGTCCGTGCCCCCGACCAGCACGGCGGGCCGTACGACGGTGACGTTCAGCCCCGGATGCGCCCGCGGTGCCCGCCGCGCCAGCCGCTCGATCTCCAGCATGTCGCCGACCCCGGTGGCCTCGGCGGTCGCGCGCAGCTCGGCGTCCTCCGAAAGGGGCAGCTCGTTGTCCGGCAGCGCGCCGTAGACCATCGACGAGGTGCACAGCACGACCCGGTGCACGCCGGCCGCCGCGGCGGCCGTCAGGACGGTCTGCGTCCCCCGGACGTTGTAGGCGGTACGAGCGGCCGCGTCGCTGCCGAGATCCAGGTCGAGCGCCAGATGCACCACCACATCCGCGCCGCGCAGCTTGTCCGCGATGGCGGGGTCGCGCACGTCGAGGATGTGCCATGCGGCGTCGGCGCACTCCCCGCGCCGCTCGTCGATGGCGACGACCTGCTTGATCTCCGCACAGGCGGCGAGCCGCTCGGTGAGCAGGGCGCCGACTCCGGTGGCGGCGCCGGTGACCGCGACGACGGGTCCGCGCAGGGCGGACGGGGTTGAGGGGTTTCGCGCTGCGCGAACCTGCGGATCTGGGGAACTCACCGGGCGTCTCCAGCGGTTGTCTTCAGTACGAGCGCGAGTGACGCGTGCGTACCAGGTGCATCCATCCTGCCGCAGGCCTACCGTGGGCGAAGCACCGAGGCCCGATCGGGTCCGGGTGTCTACGCTGGGTGGTGTTGTCGGGCAGCCGCGCCGCCGGAGAGAACCGGCGGCCTTACCAGCCGAGGAATCCCGTGAGTGACACCCCATTCGGATTCGGCCTTCCGCCGGAGGAGCCGGAAGACGGCGACGAGGGCAAGAAGAAGGACCAGCAGAGCGGTGGTGGGCAGGGACCGGCCAACCCGTTCGGCTTCGGCGGTCTGCCCGGAGCCGGGGGCTTTGGCGGCCCCGGCGCCGACAATCCGCTCGCAGCGATGTTCGGGTCCCTGAACCCCACCGATCTGGGCGCCGCGTTCCAGCAGCTCGGCCAGATGCTCTCCTACGAGGGCGGCCCGGTGAACTGGGACATGGCCAAGCAGATCGCCCGCCAGACGGTCGCCCAGGGCACCCCGGACGGCACGAAGGACGCGAGCGTCGGCCCGGCCGAGCGCAAGGCGGTCGAGGAGGCCGTCCGCCTGGCCGACCTGTGGCTGGACGACGCGACGTCCCTGCCGTCGGGCTCGGGCTCGGCCGTGGCCTGGTCCCGCGCGGAGTGGGTCGAGGCGACCCTGCCGGCCTGGCAGGAGCTGGTCGACCCGGTCGCCGAGCGGGTCGGCGCGGCCATGGGCGACGTCCTGCCGGAGGAGATGCAGGCCATGGCGGGCCCGCTGATCGGCATGATGCGCTCGATGGGCGGCGCGATGTTCGGCACGCAGATCGGGCAGGCCGTCGGCGTGCTCGCGGGCGAGGTCGTCGGCTCCACCGACATCGGTCTGCCGCTCGGCCCGGCCGGCAAGGCCGCACTGCTCCCGGCCAACGTGGAGGCCTTCGGCAAGGACCTCAGCGTGCCCCAGGAGGAGGTGCGGCTGTACCTGGCCCTGCGCGAGGCGGCCCACCAGCGCCTGTTCGCGCACGTGCCGTGGCTGCGCTCGCACCTGTTCGGCGCGGTCGACGGGTACGCGCGCGGGATCAAGGTCGACACGGCCAAGCTGGAGGACGTCGTCGGCCAGTTCGACCCGCAGAACCCCGAGCAGCTGCAGGACGCGCTCCAGCAGGGCATGTTCCAGCCGGAGGACACCCCGGAGCAGAAGGCCGCCCTGGCCCGTCTGGAGACCGCTCTGGCGCTCGTCGAGGGCTGGGTGGACGCGGTGGTCCACGCGGCCGCCAAGCCGCGTCTGTCGTCCGCGGACGCCCTGCGCGAGACCCTGCGCCGCCGCCGCGCCACCGGCGGCCCGGCGGAGCAGACGTTCGCCACGCTGATCGGCCTGGAGCTGCGCCCGCGCCGGCTGCGCGACGCCTCCCGCCTGTGGGCCTCGCTCACGGACGCGCGCGGGGTCGACGGCCGGGACGGCCTGTGGGCCCACCCGGACATGCTGCCGACGGCGAGCGACCTGGACGACCCGGACGGCTTCGTGCACCGCGAGCAGCTGGACTTCTCGGAGCTGGACAAGATGCTGGGCGAGGCGGCGGACGGCTCCGCCGGGAAGCCGGACCTGCGCAAGAAGGACGACGACACCGAGGGCGACGACACCGAGTGAGCCTGTACGACGACGCGGTCCTCGTCCTGAAGGGGTACGAGGGCCAGGACGAGCTGCGCCAGGCCTACCTGGACCACCTGGAGGCGCATCCCGACGGCATGTGGAAGGCCTGCGAGGCGGGCCATGTGACGGCGAGCGCCCTGGTGATCGATCCGGAGCGCGGCCGGGTGCTGCTCACCCTGCACAGGAAGCTGCGGATGTGGCTGCAGATGGGCGGCCACTGCGAGCCGGGTGACGCCTCGCTCGCGGCCGCGGCCCTGCGGGAGGCCACGGAGGAGTCGGGGGTGCCCGGGCTGACGCTGCTGCCCGGCGGCCCGGTGCGCCTGGACCGGCACCCGATCCCGGCGCCGTGCCACTGGCACTACGACGTGCAGTACGCGGCGCTCGCCCCGGCGGGCGCCGCCCACGCGATCAGCGACGAGTCCCTGGACCTGCGCTGGTTCCCCTACGGCGAGGTGGCGGACGTGGCCGACGAGTCGGTCGTCCGCCTGCTGGAGGCGGCCCGGGCGCGCCTCTGACCCGGGGGCATGTGTAAGGGGCGTCCGCCATGGCCGACGCCCCTTACGTTGGCTTACTGGACGCTCAGCTCCAGACGTTCCCCTGGTTCTGCGCGCGCGCCCCGTGCTGCCCCATGCCGAACTGGGCGGCGAGGCCCTGCCCGATCACCGCGTTCTGCGGCGGCAGCAGCTCACTGGGCTGGACCAGCGCGAACCCGGAGCCCATGAAGCTCAGCTCCCAGCCCTCACCGGTGTTCCCGCGCCTCCGCCACACTCCGGAGGAATGCGTCTGGGCCTGCATCTGCACGCGCAGCCCGGTGGACCAGGCGACGATCGCGTCCGCGTCGCAGTTGACGTACTTGTCGGGCGTGACCTGCATCAGCAGCGGCGCGCCGGAGGTCATCAGGGCGACCCTGCCGCGCCCGGTGATGTTCAGCTGGTACTTCCCGGAGCCGGAGATGCCGTAGAGGCTGTCGACGGCGATGACCTCGTAGTGCAGCGAGGAGTCCATGGCGAGGACGTAGGAGCTGTCGACGGTCAGCCCGTCCTGCTCGACGTCCATGATGTGCACGTGCTGGGCGAGGTTGGCGAGATACACCGTGCCCTGTCCGTGACAGCGCATCAGGTCCAGGCCCTCGCCGGTGTACGCCTGCGCGCGTGCCTGGTTGTTGCTGCGGTACTCGGCGTCGAACTCGACCAGGCCCTGGTAGGCGACCATGGTGCCCTTGCGGGCGAGGATGTCGTCGTGGCCCTCCAGGACGACGCGGAGCAGCTGCGAGTTCTGCAGGCTCCAGCGTTCCTGCGTCTGGAGGTCGTTGTGCGCGAAAAGCGGGCTCTGCATGGCTTTCTGGCTCCCCCTCAGCCCCGGATCCGGATGCGGTCGGTGCTGTCCTCGCTGGGCTGGACGACGACGATGCCCTGGCCGGAGAAGGCCATCTGGTAGGCCTCACCGCTGCCCCGGCCGATCAGCGACTGCGCCTTGAAGCTGCGCTTGCCCTTCACCTTCAGGTTCGGCGACCAGGCGACGAGCGCGTCCGGGTCGACGTACGTCTCGTCCTCACCGCCGCCGCAGTCGACGACGATCGGCTCGCCCCGGGAGGTCAGCGCGACCCAGCCCTGCCCGGAGATCCTGGTGTTCCACAGCCCCTGCCCGGCGAACTTCGCGAGCCCCTTCACACGCTCCACGCCCCAGCTGAGGTGGGCGTCGAAGGCCAGCAGGTTGGTGGCATTGACGGAGATGCCGTCGCCGTTGAGGTTGATCACGACGACGTTCGCGCCGTAGTCGGCGAGGTAGAGCAGGCCGTCCCCGGTGCACTTCATCAAAGGCGCGCCCTCGCCGGTGATCCAGTCACGGGCGATCTGGCGGACGGCGGGCGGGTTGGGCTCGTACTGGACGAAGCCTTCGTAGGCGACCATCGAGCCCACGCGCGCGAGAAGGTCGTTTCCGGTCTGCATGGCGACCTTCAGCATGTGGTTGCCGTGGTTCTCCATGCGGGCGGTGACGGGTGCGGGGGCGTAGCCCGCGAGCGGCTGGTTCATGACGGGCTCCCTCTAGACCTCGTACGGCTGGACGACGATGAAGTTGCCGGGCGCGCCCCGGAACTGGAGGTTGACGCTCTCTCCGGTGTCGCCCGGGTAGGCGTTGCGGCGCATGCGGACCTGGCTGGAGACGATCACCTGGGAGGCGGCCGACCAGGCGACGACGGCGTTGCAGTCGGCGAAGGTGGTCGGCGTGACCGGCAGGACCACGGGCG
Above is a genomic segment from Streptomyces fodineus containing:
- a CDS encoding molybdenum cofactor biosynthesis protein MoaE, with product MAHANEHPGEQAARDPIKLIAVRETALSLDEVFQAVGDDAAGGVALFVGTVRNHDSGADVDALGYSCHPSAEAEMRRIAEKVVAEYPVRALAAVHRVGDLRVGDLAVVVAVACPHRAEAFDACRKLIDDLKHDVPIWKHQRFSDGTDEWVGA
- a CDS encoding SDR family oxidoreductase, whose translation is MSSPDPQVRAARNPSTPSALRGPVVAVTGAATGVGALLTERLAACAEIKQVVAIDERRGECADAAWHILDVRDPAIADKLRGADVVVHLALDLDLGSDAAARTAYNVRGTQTVLTAAAAAGVHRVVLCTSSMVYGALPDNELPLSEDAELRATAEATGVGDMLEIERLARRAPRAHPGLNVTVVRPAVLVGGTDTALTRYFESPRLLVVAGSRPAWQFCHVEDLCSALEYAVLEKVDGELAVGCDGWLEQEEVEELSGIRRMELPSAVALGAAARLHRIGLTPSPAGDLAYTMYPWVVSGSRLHDAGWRPRWTNEEVLAELLEEVSGRHTVAGRRLGRKDATAAGAAGATVALLGAAAVVRRARKARRRA
- a CDS encoding zinc-dependent metalloprotease, giving the protein MSDTPFGFGLPPEEPEDGDEGKKKDQQSGGGQGPANPFGFGGLPGAGGFGGPGADNPLAAMFGSLNPTDLGAAFQQLGQMLSYEGGPVNWDMAKQIARQTVAQGTPDGTKDASVGPAERKAVEEAVRLADLWLDDATSLPSGSGSAVAWSRAEWVEATLPAWQELVDPVAERVGAAMGDVLPEEMQAMAGPLIGMMRSMGGAMFGTQIGQAVGVLAGEVVGSTDIGLPLGPAGKAALLPANVEAFGKDLSVPQEEVRLYLALREAAHQRLFAHVPWLRSHLFGAVDGYARGIKVDTAKLEDVVGQFDPQNPEQLQDALQQGMFQPEDTPEQKAALARLETALALVEGWVDAVVHAAAKPRLSSADALRETLRRRRATGGPAEQTFATLIGLELRPRRLRDASRLWASLTDARGVDGRDGLWAHPDMLPTASDLDDPDGFVHREQLDFSELDKMLGEAADGSAGKPDLRKKDDDTEGDDTE
- a CDS encoding NUDIX hydrolase, giving the protein MSLYDDAVLVLKGYEGQDELRQAYLDHLEAHPDGMWKACEAGHVTASALVIDPERGRVLLTLHRKLRMWLQMGGHCEPGDASLAAAALREATEESGVPGLTLLPGGPVRLDRHPIPAPCHWHYDVQYAALAPAGAAHAISDESLDLRWFPYGEVADVADESVVRLLEAARARL
- a CDS encoding AIM24 family protein; translated protein: MQSPLFAHNDLQTQERWSLQNSQLLRVVLEGHDDILARKGTMVAYQGLVEFDAEYRSNNQARAQAYTGEGLDLMRCHGQGTVYLANLAQHVHIMDVEQDGLTVDSSYVLAMDSSLHYEVIAVDSLYGISGSGKYQLNITGRGRVALMTSGAPLLMQVTPDKYVNCDADAIVAWSTGLRVQMQAQTHSSGVWRRRGNTGEGWELSFMGSGFALVQPSELLPPQNAVIGQGLAAQFGMGQHGARAQNQGNVWS
- a CDS encoding AIM24 family protein, giving the protein MNQPLAGYAPAPVTARMENHGNHMLKVAMQTGNDLLARVGSMVAYEGFVQYEPNPPAVRQIARDWITGEGAPLMKCTGDGLLYLADYGANVVVINLNGDGISVNATNLLAFDAHLSWGVERVKGLAKFAGQGLWNTRISGQGWVALTSRGEPIVVDCGGGEDETYVDPDALVAWSPNLKVKGKRSFKAQSLIGRGSGEAYQMAFSGQGIVVVQPSEDSTDRIRIRG